The following are encoded together in the Theileria orientalis strain Shintoku DNA, chromosome 1, complete genome genome:
- a CDS encoding proteasome subunit beta type: protein MMEETSVIENSDVLTSSGNATDFLRRGFKMYPIKEVNMLNKYMAQHTQNPNNFHKGTTTLGFVFDHGVILAVDSRASMGPIVSTQNVSKVIEINSYLLGTMAGGAADCSYWERHLAKLCRLHELRNQSRISVGAASQILANIFYYFKGYGLSAGTMIAGYDLNGPGLYYVSNDGERMKGRLFSVGSGSMFAYGVIDEGYRSNMTLQEAVELGSRAIYQAAHRDGYSGGVVNLYHVHKDGWTKLIDRKDVNEIHYHYAQVKGMPGDAM from the exons ATGATGGAAGAAACTAGTGTGATTGAAAATAGCGACGTTCTTACGAGTTCAGGCAACGCCACGGATTTTCTGAGACGGGGGTTCAAGATGTACCCAATTAAGGAG GTGAACATGTTGAATAAGTACATGGCACAGCACACACAGAACCCTAATAATTTCCACAAGGGAACGACAACGCTGGGATTCGTGTTCGACCACGGAGTCATTCTCGCAGTGGACAGCAGAGCCTCCATGGGACCAATAGTGTCGACGCAGAACGTGAGCAAGGTGATAGAGATCAACTCGTACCTGCTGGGGACGATGGCAGGAGGAGCGGCAGACTGCTCGTACTGGGAGAGGCACCTGGCGAAGCTGTGCAGACTCCACGAACTGAGAAATCAG TCGAGGATTTCAGTGGGCGCCGCCTCGCAGATCCTGGCTAACATATTCTACTACTTTAAGGGGTACGGGCTCTCAGCGGGAACGATGATTGCAGGCTACGATTTAAAC GGGCCTGGCCTATACTACGTCAGTAATGATGGAGAGAGGATGAAGGGAAGGCTGTTCAGCGTTGGCTCAGGGTCCATGTTCGCATACGGAGTCATTGACGAGGGATACAGATC GAATATGACGCTCCAGGAAGCTGTAGAGCTGGGATCGAGAGCAATATATCAGGCAGCGCACAGGGACGGGTACTCGGGAGGAGTTGTTAACC TATACCACGTGCACAAGGACGGATGGACTAAGTTGATTGACCGTAAAGACGTTAACGAAATACATTACCACTACGCACAAGTGAAAG GAATGCCCGGAGACGCTATGTAA
- a CDS encoding Rab GTPase, which produces MSYYKYLFKYIIIGDTGVGKSCLLLRFTDKRFKPDHDLTIGVEFGTRFITVQGEQIKLQIWDTAGQESFRSITRSYYRGAAGALLVFDISRRSTFDHLTKWLEEVRDHGSPTMTIILIGNKTDVATREVEYHEGKQFAEQNDLIYMETSAKGDYNVEAAFLTTAEMIYENVKNGLFDIESGVQGVKRGPITISQRRPVPFRDGAGSFNIHCCPNR; this is translated from the exons ATGTCAtactataaatatttgttcaaatatattataattggTGATACTG GAGTTGGGAAAAGCTGCCTCCTTTTAAGATTCACCGACAAACGATTTAAACCTGATCATGATCTCACAATTGGAGTTGAATTTGGAACAAGATTTATCACTGTACAAGGAGAGCAAATAAAGTTGCAAATTTGGGACACGGCCGGTCAGGAATCGTTTCGTTCAATCACAAGGTCTTATTACCGTGGTGCCGCCGGAGCCTTATTAGTTTTTGATATTTCAag GAGGTCCACATTTGATCACTTGACTAAATGGCTTGAGGAGGTTAGGGACCACGGATCGCCTACCATGACAATTATACTAATTGGAAATAAAACAGATGTTGCCACTAGAGAAGTAGAATACCATGAAG GGAAGCAGTTTGCCGAACAAAACGATTTGATATATATGGAAACGTCGGCAAAAGGAGATTATAATGTCGAAGCA GCTTTTTTAACAACCGCTGAAATGATATATGAAAACGTTAAAAATGGCTTATTTGACATAGAATCAGGG gTTCAAGGTGTTAAGAGGGGTCCTATTACTATAAGCCAGagaa GGCCTGTGCCATTTCGTGATGGTGCTGGATCATTCAACATACATTGTTGCCCTAACCGATga
- a CDS encoding uncharacterized protein (RNA recognition motif, RNP-1 domain containing protein), whose protein sequence is MVEAEDATSDTNLKDNNHSINSNYTNAYNSSVKSSNPGSGNHDPASLLSENDYESNKIFAGGLCRTTTAEQLRSYFESFGKVTETEVVKDKITGRSRGFGFVTFASNDSVQRVLSQEHTVNDVQVEVKLAVRKEKSKILAPKYDQTKRIFVGGIAENVTESYFKDYFGRYGQISSHNFLMDKRTNKPRGYGFVIYENVDDAEKSIGQHPSLGKFCEAKFAQPKADDKFQTNFQNFDYSAYYYAQANLLYSQYLSQMYNGYGSDALSAKHSSDRPSEDSGGRRRRSRGSSLESRGGRFDDRRRKKYRSRSPRRDRRSRSRSRRRYRR, encoded by the coding sequence atggtaGAGGCCGAGGACGCTACTAGTGATACCAACTTGAAGGATAACAATCACAGTATTAACAGTAATTACACAAACGCTTACAATAGCAGTGTTAAATCGAGTAACCCTGGCTCTGGAAATCATGACCCCGCATCTCTGCTATCGGAGAACGACTACGAgtctaataaaatttttgcAGGTGGCTTGTGCCGCACTACTACTGCGGAGCAGCTGAGGAGCTACTTTGAAAGTTTCGGGAAAGTAACTGAAACCGAGGTCGTTAAGGACAAGATTACGGGTCGAAGTCGCGGATTTGGGTTCGTCACGTTCGCATCAAACGACTCAGTGCAGCGCGTACTTAGCCAGGAACACACCGTCAATGACGTGCAGGTGGAAGTTAAGCTGGCAGTCCGGAAGGAAAAGTCCAAGATCCTGGCGCCTAAGTACGACCAGACCAAGCGCATATTCGTGGGCGGCATCGCCGAGAACGTCACAGAGTCGTACTTCAAGGACTACTTCGGACGCTACGGGCAAATATCCTCACACAACTTCCTCATGGACAAGAGGACGAACAAGCCCCGTGGCTACGGCTTCGTCATTTACGAGAACGTCGACGACGCCGAGAAGTCCATAGGCCAGCACCCCTCGCTGGGTAAGTTCTGCGAGGCGAAGTTCGCGCAGCCCAAGGCGGATGACAAGTTCCAGACTAATTTTCAAAACTTCGACTACTCGGCGTACTACTACGCGCAGGCGAACCTTTTATATTCTCAGTATTTATCTCAGATGTATAACGGATACGGCTCCGACGCGCTCTCGGCGAAGCATTCGAGTGACCGGCCTAGCGAGGACTCCGGCGGCAGGCGTAGGCGTTCGCGCGGTTCCAGCTTGGAGTCCAGGGGCGGCCGCTTCGACGACCGCAGGCGCAAAAAATACCGCTCTCGTTCCCCCAGACGCGACCGCAGGTCACGATCCCGGAGCAGAAGGCGCTACAGGCGCTGA
- a CDS encoding protein kinase: protein MSYTDSIVFSESEHEPEPESGTETEENTSSVLFFKKAPNDESRLARNSIIYKKNNIEKGLTKDKRVTVQQVLDKRTYVRLKRLHGRGIFDFIYGVISTGKEANVYEAEGTLLSQKHRIAIKVYKTSILIFKDRSRYIEGEFRFRRSYVGTKNPRKMVSQWAEKEFRNLRRISLSGLCCPAPIALKDHILIMELVQDSEGLVASKLKDLGSLPLEEWMSIYAQVISIMRILYQEPKLIHADFSEYNLLYTDSKVIVIDVSQAVENDHPNAMYFLKRDCENITTFFTTIQCHIANHMPKDGENKEEDEAEDTTQINETHGDKGNSHGEEADDPEIVEVGVGEAKATKMEVDEEIKFNMLTSYQLFNFITMDMEVDMNANVNREIEMEIEKLNTNELKEEEEVDWYVNKMVFTSKNAKFEHLKETIIKKRRYYNGLCRYVEKLLNERNPSIFVSEKYETRNFISHEATWNSLKLINISGLTVDVLDRLEREKSLPEIKITRKKMVETKTDGEESDVNEMEAFDGKIPEGIPAKDWKKMVKEMNRERRKHKIPKHIKKSFKHKHVQNLHVWGGGVGAMCCGNKST, encoded by the exons ATGAGTTATACAGATTCCATTGTTTTTTCAGAATCTGAACATGAACCAGAACCCGAATCAGGTACTGAAACCGAAGAAAATACAAGTAGTGTATTATTCTTCAAAAAGGCTCCTAACGATGAATCCAGGTTAGCTAGGAATAGCATAATATATAAGAAGAATAACATTGAAAAGGGCCTAACCAAGGATAAAAGGGTTACTGTACAGCAGGTTTTGGATAAAAGGACGTATGTGCGACTCAAAAGATTGCACGGACGCGgaatttttgattttatatACGGGGTTATCAGCACAGGAAAGGAGGCGAACGTATACGAAGCAGAAGGAACACTCCTATCTCAGAAGCACAGAATAGCAATTAAAGTGTATAAAACATCGattctaatatttaaagatAGGTCGAGGTACATTGAGGGAGAATTTAGGTTCAGAAGGTCCTACGTGGGCACTAAGAACCCAAGGAAGATGGTTAGCCAGTGGGCAGAAAAGGAGTTCAGGAACCTCAGAAGGATCTCACTATCAGGACTGTGCTGTCCAGCCCCAATCGCACTGAAGGATCACATACTGATAATGGAACTCGTCCAGGACTCGGAAGGACTGGTGGCCTCTAAACTGAAGGACCTGGGCTCACTGCCTCTGGAGGAGTGGATGTCGATATACGCGCAGGTCATATCGATAATGAGAATATTGTACCAGGAGCCGAAGCTAATTCACGCAGATTTTTCAGAGTATAACCTGCTATACACCGACTCGAAGGTTATAGTTATTGACGTGTCCCAGGCGGTTGAGAACGATCACCCCAACGCCATGTACTTTTTGAAGAGGGACTGCGAAAATATAACCACATTTTTCACAACAATACAATGTCACATAGCAAATCACATGCCTAAAGATGGAGAAAAcaaagaggaagatgaagcgGAAGATACCacacaaataaatgaaaCGCACGGAGACAAAGGAAACAGCCACGGTGAAGAGGCTGATGATCCTGAGATTGTTGAAGTAGGAGTTGGTGAAGCGAAGGCTACGAAAATGGAAGTTGATgaagaaattaaattcaaCATGCTGACGTCATACcaactttttaatttcattaCAATGGACATGGAAGTGGACATGAACGCAAATGTAAACCGGGAAATTGAAATGGAAATTGAAAAGTTGAACACGAATGAAttgaaagaagaagaagaagtggaTTGGTATGTGAATAAGATGGTGTTTACGTCCAAAAACGCTAAATTTGAACACTTGAAGGAGACGATAATTAAGAAAAGAAGGTACTACAACGGGCTGTGTAGGTACGTGGAGAAGCTGTTGAATGAAAGGAACCCTTCAATATTCGTATCAGAAAAGTACGAAACTAGGAACTTTATATCACACGAAGCTACGTGGAATTCATTGAAACTGATTAACATCTCAGGACTGACAGTGGATGTATTGGATAGGCTGGAAAGAGAAAAAAGTTTACcagaaattaaaataaccAGAAAGAAGATGGTAGAAACGAAGACAGACGGAGAAGAAAGTGACGTTAATGAAATGGAAGC ATTTGACGGAAAAATACCTGAAGGAATTCCAGCGAAGGACTGGAAGAAAATGGTAAAGGAGATGAACAGAGAGCGCAGGAAACACAAAATACCGaaacacattaaaaagTCGTTTAAACACAAGCATGT GCAGAATTTGCACGTTTGGGGTGGTGGTGTGGGAGCTATGTGCTGTGGGAACAAAAGCacgtaa
- a CDS encoding casein kinase II subunit beta, with amino-acid sequence MFGANILNQKNRSQDAEISENRSESSDDQQSEMTWIEWYCSLKGNQYYIQIDESFIRDEFNLVGLQYQVSYYNNALQLILDNYDNEFYDDDNEYESGSDKGKQHLINSSAQLLYGLIHSRFIITTKGMQLMMEKYKEKVFGFCPNFSCENATVLPIGLVDTPAHHTAKIFCPSCNETYHPPKTSRLGLIDGAYFGTTFAHLFLMVNEAVVGAKMK; translated from the exons ATGTTTGGAGCGAACATATTGAACCAGAAGAACAGAAGCCAGGATGCGGAAATATCGGAAAATAGATCTGAGTCGAGCGATGACCAGCAGAGCGAG ATGACCTGGATTGAATGGTACTGTAGCCTTAAAGGGAACCAGTATTACATACAAATCGACGAGTCGTTTATAAGAGATGAGTTTAACCTAGTGG GACTTCAGTACCAAGTATCATACTACAACAACGCGCTTCAGCTGATACTGGACAACTACGATAATGAGTTCTATGACGACGATAACGAGTACGAAAGCGGCTCGGACAAGGGTAAACAGCATCTGATCAACAGTTCAGCGCAACTGTTGTACGGATTGATACATAGCAgatttataataacaacGAAGGGGATGCAGCTGATGATGGAAAAGTACAAGGAGAAGGTGTTTGGGTTCTGCCCAAACTTCAGCTGTGAAAACGCAACAGTGCTCCCAATAGGATTGGTAGATACACCAGCACATCATACGGCAAAAATATTCTGCCCATCGTGCAAC GAAACGTATCATCCTCCCAAAACGAGTAGACTTGGCCTGATAGATGGAGCGTACTTTGGAACAACGTTCGCACATTTATTTCTAATGGTCAACGAGGCAGTGGTAGGTGCTAAGATGAAATAA